A single region of the Saprospiraceae bacterium genome encodes:
- a CDS encoding Gfo/Idh/MocA family oxidoreductase, producing the protein MSKEHPTLKVGILGCGPIAQFAHFESCQKAKNVELYAICDAAADLLQRMQAIWQPAKAFLDFDQMLADPELEAVIIATSDAFHVPLSLKAVQAGKHVLVEKPLSHDIEACLVLEAAARKSGVVVQVGHMKRFDAGIEYAQTFVKEKLGELLALKAWYGDNTHRYTMTDNVQPLPIKSQMALKPKVDEKADLERYYMMAHGSHLLDTAYFLGGPIGCLSAKLRQKFNAYCWFVDVEFENGAIGHLDLTIKLRGDWHEGFQVYGEHGSVFAKTYNPWFYKSSDVECFLEAEQQYYRPLGADGFSYRRQLEHFADVILHQVTPKGTSILEGLEVAKGMIAIKRSVDQNKPIYLDQIKANT; encoded by the coding sequence ATGAGCAAGGAACACCCAACCTTAAAAGTAGGCATTTTAGGCTGTGGCCCCATTGCCCAATTCGCCCATTTCGAGTCTTGCCAAAAGGCAAAGAATGTGGAACTTTATGCTATCTGTGATGCTGCCGCGGACCTGTTGCAACGCATGCAAGCCATTTGGCAGCCAGCCAAGGCATTTTTAGATTTTGATCAAATGTTGGCGGACCCCGAATTGGAGGCCGTGATCATCGCCACCTCGGACGCCTTTCATGTTCCCTTATCCTTGAAGGCTGTTCAGGCTGGCAAACACGTTTTGGTGGAAAAACCGCTTAGTCATGATATCGAAGCTTGTTTGGTTTTGGAAGCTGCTGCGCGCAAAAGTGGGGTAGTGGTGCAGGTGGGACACATGAAACGCTTTGATGCTGGCATCGAATATGCGCAAACTTTTGTCAAGGAAAAACTGGGTGAGCTATTAGCCCTAAAAGCCTGGTATGGTGACAATACTCATCGCTATACCATGACCGATAACGTGCAGCCCCTGCCCATCAAAAGCCAAATGGCCCTTAAGCCTAAGGTCGATGAAAAAGCGGATTTGGAACGTTATTACATGATGGCCCATGGGAGTCATTTGTTGGATACGGCCTATTTTTTGGGCGGGCCTATCGGTTGCCTTTCGGCCAAACTTCGACAAAAATTTAATGCCTACTGCTGGTTTGTCGATGTGGAATTCGAAAATGGAGCAATTGGCCATTTGGACCTGACCATTAAACTTCGGGGCGATTGGCACGAAGGTTTTCAGGTGTATGGCGAGCATGGGAGCGTATTTGCCAAAACTTACAACCCTTGGTTCTACAAAAGCAGCGACGTAGAATGTTTCCTGGAAGCTGAACAGCAATACTATCGCCCCTTGGGCGCCGACGGCTTTTCCTACCGCCGACAGCTGGAACATTTTGCGGATGTCATCCTTCATCAGGTTACCCCAAAAGGCACCAGTATTTTAGAGGGACTGGAAGTGGCAAAAGGGATGATCGCCATCAAACGCTCCGTTGACCAAAACAAGCCTATTTATTTGGATCAAATTAAAGCAAATACCTGA
- a CDS encoding DUF2490 domain-containing protein, with protein MKKILLSFVCLFCFSQAYSQDSEQGNWLIYIGSKKIDEQWNWHHEIQYRNYNFIGDLEQLLIRTGIGYNLSPKNNNLLLGYGFIQSEPYIAGTDEKARVIEHRIFQQFITKQTFGRFSLQHRYRIEERFIEDDFKLRFRYFLAFNIALNKPEMGPKTWYLSAYNELFINGQAAVFDRNRIYGALGYQINSQIKAELGYMSQVYEKNSREQLQMVVFANF; from the coding sequence ATGAAAAAAATATTACTGAGTTTTGTTTGCCTCTTTTGTTTTTCACAAGCTTATTCCCAAGACAGTGAGCAAGGCAATTGGCTCATTTATATTGGCAGCAAAAAGATCGATGAGCAATGGAATTGGCATCACGAAATCCAGTATCGTAACTATAATTTTATTGGCGATCTGGAGCAACTCCTCATTCGAACCGGCATAGGCTACAATCTCTCCCCAAAAAACAATAACCTGCTCCTCGGTTATGGCTTTATTCAATCTGAGCCATACATAGCAGGAACAGATGAAAAAGCGCGAGTGATAGAACATCGGATTTTCCAACAGTTCATCACCAAACAAACTTTTGGCCGATTTTCCTTACAGCACCGATACCGTATCGAAGAACGATTTATTGAAGATGATTTCAAGCTGCGCTTCCGCTACTTTTTAGCTTTCAATATAGCCTTGAATAAGCCGGAGATGGGACCTAAAACATGGTACCTTTCGGCCTATAACGAGTTGTTTATCAATGGCCAGGCAGCCGTTTTTGACCGAAATCGCATTTATGGCGCCTTAGGTTACCAAATCAATAGCCAAATCAAGGCAGAATTGGGATATATGTCCCAAGTGTATGAGAAAAATAGCCGGGAACAATTACAAATGGTCGTTTTTGCTAATTTTTAA
- a CDS encoding GH3 auxin-responsive promoter family protein: MALAGAIVKKSIRWVEQKGRQVKIPSVQQLETLNGLLKKAEKTAFGKHYDFGRIQSQDTIQAFQEKVPIHDYDKMFDEWWHKSLHGQLDVCWPGKTKYFAVSSGTTGAATKYIPVTHEMLKAMQLVAWRMFTCLPKYDVPSHIFTKDWLMIGGTASLNFNGHCQTGDLSGILAKQPPIWLRKFYKPGPKAAKITTWEERLDYIAKNAHHWDIGIVTGTPSWIQLTLEKIIEYQHLDNIHQIWPNFGVYVTGGIAFEPYRKSFEKLVAQVPIYQDSYLASEGFLGYQQRPGTNAKHLSINNGIFFEFVPFNDAHFDENGNIKPDAKALTIEQVEEGVDYALLLSTCAGAWRYLIGDTVRFTNKALCEIIITGRTKHFLSICGEHLSVDNMNQAISHVENELNIEILEFIVGAVKSGSHFAHRWYVGTKEPTDEQRLKFLLDEHLKKVNDDYAVERSAMLGDLELEVIPLQWFYDWQSATGRLNGQSKIPRVMKGEAFESWESFVRQKQRGGA; encoded by the coding sequence ATGGCATTAGCAGGAGCTATTGTAAAAAAAAGTATCCGATGGGTCGAACAAAAAGGTCGACAGGTCAAAATTCCAAGTGTTCAACAATTGGAAACTTTGAACGGATTATTAAAAAAAGCAGAAAAAACTGCTTTTGGAAAGCATTACGACTTTGGTCGAATCCAGTCGCAGGATACCATCCAAGCCTTTCAAGAAAAGGTCCCTATTCATGATTACGACAAGATGTTTGATGAATGGTGGCACAAAAGTTTACATGGTCAATTAGATGTATGCTGGCCAGGCAAAACCAAGTATTTTGCGGTTAGTTCCGGTACTACCGGAGCTGCCACCAAATATATCCCCGTCACCCACGAGATGTTAAAGGCGATGCAATTGGTCGCCTGGCGAATGTTCACTTGCCTGCCGAAGTATGATGTCCCCTCCCACATTTTCACCAAGGACTGGCTAATGATTGGCGGTACGGCCTCGCTCAATTTTAACGGTCATTGCCAAACAGGTGATTTAAGTGGTATCCTGGCTAAACAGCCGCCCATCTGGCTGCGCAAATTTTACAAACCTGGTCCTAAAGCTGCCAAAATAACGACCTGGGAGGAGAGGCTTGACTATATTGCAAAAAATGCCCATCATTGGGACATAGGCATTGTCACCGGCACGCCTTCCTGGATCCAACTCACCCTGGAAAAAATAATTGAGTACCAACATTTGGATAACATCCATCAGATCTGGCCCAATTTTGGCGTTTATGTGACCGGCGGTATTGCTTTTGAACCTTATCGGAAAAGCTTTGAAAAGTTGGTCGCCCAAGTACCTATTTACCAGGATTCTTATCTGGCTTCTGAAGGATTCCTGGGTTACCAACAGCGTCCAGGCACCAACGCCAAACACTTGTCGATAAACAATGGAATTTTCTTTGAATTCGTTCCGTTTAATGATGCTCATTTCGATGAAAATGGAAACATTAAACCGGACGCAAAGGCACTGACGATTGAACAGGTAGAAGAAGGGGTGGATTATGCCTTGCTGCTCTCTACTTGCGCCGGGGCTTGGCGCTATTTGATAGGAGATACGGTTCGATTTACAAATAAAGCCTTGTGTGAAATTATCATCACTGGCCGTACCAAACATTTTCTTAGCATATGTGGGGAGCACCTATCGGTGGATAACATGAACCAGGCCATTAGTCATGTAGAAAATGAATTAAATATAGAGATCCTTGAGTTTATTGTTGGTGCCGTCAAATCGGGTTCTCATTTTGCCCATCGCTGGTATGTGGGTACCAAGGAGCCGACTGATGAACAACGGCTGAAGTTTTTGCTAGACGAACATTTAAAAAAGGTAAACGATGATTATGCCGTAGAGCGCAGTGCCATGCTGGGCGACCTTGAACTTGAGGTCATTCCCCTTCAGTGGTTTTATGATTGGCAAAGTGCTACTGGCCGGCTAAATGGTCAAAGTAAGATACCGAGAGTGATGAAGGGGGAAGCATTTGAATCCTGGGAAAGCTTTGTTCGGCAAAAACAGAGGGGTGGGGCTTGA
- a CDS encoding polysaccharide lyase family 8 super-sandwich domain-containing protein produces the protein MTPLDKTLLLFSIAFLLSSHIHSQVDDFDIIKQRVVTELMATTIEGGRVEAILSRMKADGSFGDINYEDLSRTAGFPHRRHTGDLVYLAQAYTKKGSQFYQDQKLKEAIVRSLTYWVDHDFFGDNWHDNQISTPTNLVNLMLVIGDDLPPALVEKAQPIIGRAHMNASGARPSGDRIVIAGILAKNLLFKGDREQFNDIIRLIEGEVKFSTGKRGMQHDYSFHHRVDRVNNTTSYGYGKYANAFGEWSFYVANTKYAFSVEKINHLVDYYLDGIYKQMVYGIYIDISVKNRSISNKTEFQPQGIVEIERLLFSTDYRKKELEEIVKLRKGEAKPSTSFCKFFWQTEHFVFQRPNFYTTVRMFSTRNRNMEEPYNGPGKTTHHRADGTNYVMLKGDEYHNIWPVYDWQKISGTTIMQKPQLPGPDQIQLDGLTDFVGAVTDGLYGAVAFDFRSPHDGVKAKKSWFFFDEEYVCLGTAIQSRPRLPVVTTINQVLMRSEVNIMQNGEVKQLPDGRHELQQVKWVHQDNIGYLFPEPTTVKVSNQQQDGRWSDITDQKNISKELVSMDVFNLYLDHGVSPDSGSYQYIVVPNISAQTLRQSSGDNRGIEILSNTADLQAVKHNKLGICQLAFYKAGSITFSQGMTLNMASQGMLMLKMQGNSLHEMSVADPSRKLDKVMVTITGHYDLKGDHFVTFPNKAQNSTLFIIDLPQGVYAGESQTISIK, from the coding sequence ATGACACCATTGGACAAAACCCTTTTGTTATTCTCCATCGCTTTTTTGTTGTCTTCCCACATCCATAGCCAAGTGGATGATTTTGACATAATAAAACAAAGAGTGGTAACCGAACTAATGGCCACAACCATCGAAGGGGGTAGGGTAGAGGCTATCCTCAGCCGGATGAAAGCGGACGGAAGTTTTGGGGATATTAATTACGAAGACCTGAGCCGGACAGCCGGTTTTCCACATCGCAGGCATACTGGGGACCTGGTCTACCTAGCGCAGGCCTATACAAAGAAGGGATCTCAGTTTTACCAAGACCAAAAACTAAAAGAGGCGATCGTTAGGTCTTTGACGTATTGGGTAGACCATGACTTCTTTGGCGATAACTGGCATGATAATCAAATCTCTACGCCGACCAACCTGGTCAACCTGATGCTGGTCATCGGCGATGACCTACCCCCTGCCTTGGTCGAAAAGGCCCAACCCATCATCGGCAGGGCACACATGAATGCTTCCGGCGCTCGGCCGAGCGGCGATCGGATTGTCATAGCGGGTATTCTAGCCAAAAACCTACTGTTTAAGGGAGATCGTGAGCAATTTAATGACATCATCCGGCTGATCGAAGGGGAAGTGAAGTTTAGCACCGGCAAGCGCGGAATGCAGCACGATTACAGCTTTCACCACAGGGTAGACCGGGTCAACAATACGACTTCCTATGGCTACGGCAAATATGCCAATGCTTTTGGCGAATGGTCCTTTTATGTAGCGAATACCAAGTATGCTTTTTCCGTAGAAAAGATCAATCACCTGGTGGATTATTACCTGGATGGCATCTATAAGCAAATGGTCTATGGCATTTACATCGATATTAGTGTGAAGAATAGGAGTATTTCCAATAAAACTGAATTCCAACCCCAGGGTATTGTCGAAATTGAAAGACTTCTATTCAGTACCGATTATCGAAAAAAGGAATTAGAAGAAATTGTCAAACTGCGTAAGGGGGAAGCAAAACCAAGTACCTCTTTTTGCAAATTCTTCTGGCAAACAGAGCATTTTGTATTTCAAAGGCCGAATTTCTACACCACTGTACGAATGTTTTCCACCAGAAACCGCAACATGGAAGAACCTTATAACGGCCCTGGAAAAACCACCCACCACCGCGCTGATGGAACCAATTATGTCATGCTCAAAGGAGATGAATACCACAATATCTGGCCGGTTTACGATTGGCAGAAAATATCCGGTACTACCATCATGCAGAAACCTCAACTACCTGGACCTGATCAAATTCAGTTGGACGGTCTGACGGACTTTGTGGGAGCGGTGACCGATGGCCTTTACGGCGCGGTTGCCTTCGACTTCAGGAGCCCTCATGATGGCGTAAAAGCTAAAAAATCGTGGTTTTTCTTTGACGAGGAGTATGTCTGTTTGGGCACTGCTATCCAATCTCGGCCCAGGCTGCCTGTGGTCACTACGATCAATCAGGTGTTGATGCGAAGTGAAGTAAACATTATGCAAAATGGAGAGGTGAAGCAACTCCCCGATGGTCGTCACGAATTGCAGCAGGTAAAGTGGGTTCACCAGGATAACATCGGTTACTTGTTTCCGGAGCCAACAACGGTTAAGGTATCCAATCAACAGCAGGATGGGCGCTGGTCCGATATTACCGACCAGAAAAACATTTCGAAGGAGCTGGTGAGCATGGACGTATTTAATCTGTACCTGGACCATGGGGTGAGTCCGGATAGTGGTTCGTACCAATACATTGTCGTGCCGAATATCAGCGCGCAAACATTGAGGCAATCTAGCGGGGATAACCGGGGCATTGAGATCCTTTCCAATACTGCGGATTTACAAGCTGTAAAGCATAACAAACTGGGTATTTGCCAATTGGCCTTTTATAAAGCAGGTTCCATCACTTTCTCCCAGGGCATGACACTCAACATGGCCAGCCAGGGCATGCTGATGTTGAAAATGCAAGGGAATAGCCTCCACGAAATGAGCGTGGCCGATCCCTCCCGCAAATTGGATAAAGTTATGGTTACTATAACTGGCCATTACGATCTGAAAGGAGATCATTTTGTCACCTTCCCGAATAAAGCGCAAAACAGTACCTTGTTCATCATCGATTTGCCACAGGGCGTTTATGCAGGGGAAAGCCAAACAATTAGTATTAAATGA
- a CDS encoding DUF4177 domain-containing protein — translation MKEYKLESLVYYTKLTLDKEHILKNSTKDIQEKLDEKAKEGWRLVSTDATDFGYAVYFYLYFERER, via the coding sequence ATGAAAGAATATAAGTTAGAGTCATTGGTTTATTACACCAAACTCACCCTTGACAAGGAACATATCCTCAAGAATTCCACGAAAGATATTCAAGAAAAACTAGATGAAAAAGCCAAAGAGGGATGGCGTTTAGTCTCAACAGATGCCACAGATTTTGGCTATGCTGTTTATTTCTACCTCTATTTTGAGCGAGAAAGGTAA